One window of Papaver somniferum cultivar HN1 chromosome 9, ASM357369v1, whole genome shotgun sequence genomic DNA carries:
- the LOC113311819 gene encoding probable cysteine protease RD21B, which produces MATSILLRSARSALRSTDLVARCLPAATIGATGMTAMPLISQRSGNMARLFSSKPPNTVTTLERKEYDEVFDVTDDIVSSEAKLHAFFLKWLSHNKSHFDIEDEEAFKERFEIFKGHARSVNAWNKGGHSYICGINPYSDLTSEEFATRQINSKKKAGFHQTVGGSLPRKVNQVTVGGVKVFY; this is translated from the exons atgGCGACCTCGATTCTTCTTAGATCTGCTCGATCTGCTCTAAGATCTACCGATTTGGTTGCCAGATgt CTGCCTGCAGCTACAATTGGTGCAACAGGAATGACTGCTATGCCATTGATCAGTCAGAGATCAGGGAACATGGCCAGACTATTCAGCTCAAAACCTCCTAATACTGTTACTACTCTGGAACGCAAAGAGTATGATGAAG TTTTTGATGTAACCGACGATATTGTCAGTTCTGAGGCTAAGCTCCATGCCTTTTTTCTGAAGTGGCTCTCGCATAATAAAAGCCATTTTgatattgaagacgaagaagctTTCAAGGAGAGGTTTGAAATTTTTAAGGGCCACGCTCGGTCTGTCAATGCATGGAACAAAGGCGGCCATTCCTACATTTGCGGGATAAACCCATATTCAGATTTGACTAGTGAGGAATTTGCAACGCGGCAAATCAATTCGAAGAAGAAAGCTGGTTTTCATCAGACAGTGGGAGGATCTTTACCACGTAAAGTTAACCAGGTTACTGTGGGCGGTGTCAAGGTCTTTTAttaa